One window of Acetonema longum DSM 6540 genomic DNA carries:
- a CDS encoding ParB/RepB/Spo0J family partition protein → MSKQRGLGRGLDALFPGSQGPQRDQSNEQEPVQEIPIGEIVPNRFQPRRVFDQEALNELANSIQQYGVLQPVVVRRNLNEYELVAGERRLRASKIAGLTMIPAIIRDYTDSEMTEIALIENLQREDLNPIEEAMAFKRLIEEFGLTQEEVARKIGRSRSMIANVIRLLNLQPAVQDFVSRGTLSMGHARPLLGLEDAETQLEAAQTIIEEDLSARDAEELVKRMAASPRQPKQKVQEKREFFLVEAEDRLKLILGTQVRIKPGKMKSKIEIEYYSGEELERIIERLSVEQAIAPLKVKGPLVV, encoded by the coding sequence ATGAGTAAGCAGCGTGGTTTGGGAAGAGGGCTTGATGCTTTGTTTCCCGGATCCCAGGGACCCCAGAGAGACCAATCGAATGAACAGGAACCGGTACAAGAAATTCCGATTGGAGAAATTGTTCCTAACCGGTTTCAGCCCCGGCGGGTTTTTGATCAAGAAGCACTGAATGAACTGGCCAATTCCATTCAGCAATACGGAGTTTTGCAGCCGGTGGTTGTGCGCCGTAATTTAAATGAATACGAATTGGTAGCGGGAGAACGCCGCTTGCGGGCTTCTAAAATTGCCGGATTAACTATGATCCCAGCCATTATCCGGGACTATACCGATTCCGAAATGACTGAAATTGCCCTTATTGAAAATCTGCAGAGGGAAGACCTGAACCCGATCGAAGAAGCAATGGCCTTTAAACGGCTCATCGAAGAGTTTGGCCTGACTCAGGAAGAAGTAGCCCGCAAAATTGGCCGCAGCCGCTCCATGATTGCCAACGTGATTCGGCTGTTAAATCTGCAGCCGGCAGTACAGGATTTTGTTTCACGTGGAACATTGTCTATGGGACATGCCCGGCCCCTGCTGGGGCTGGAAGATGCTGAAACTCAACTGGAGGCTGCCCAGACGATTATTGAGGAAGATTTGTCAGCCCGGGACGCAGAGGAATTGGTAAAACGTATGGCGGCTTCTCCCAGGCAGCCCAAGCAAAAGGTTCAGGAAAAGCGGGAATTTTTTTTGGTGGAAGCAGAGGACCGGTTGAAACTGATTCTAGGGACCCAAGTCCGAATCAAACCTGGTAAAATGAAAAGTAAAATTGAAATTGAATATTATTCAGGTGAAGAATTGGAACGCATCATTGAACGTCTGTCGGTTGAACAGGCGATAGCGCCGCTGAAGGTAAAGGGTCCCTTGGTGGTATAG